A DNA window from Aureibaculum sp. 2308TA14-22 contains the following coding sequences:
- a CDS encoding DUF1501 domain-containing protein, translated as MEELSKHFINNNRRHFLKKLGLGIGGLAAASMLDPFSSIVEAADSPLAGMNLPHFAPKAKRVIYLFQSGGPSQLDLFDHKPLLNKMRGEDLPDSVRKGQRLTGMTSGQANFPLVGGNFKFKQYGESRAWVSELMPYTAKIVDELCFVKSMHTEAINHDPAITFFQTGSQQPGRPSIGSWFSYGLGSLNHNLPTFTVLLSRGTGRPFSQPLYSRLWGNGFLSSLHQGVQFRSGKDPVLYLKDPEGMSREQRRKMLDYISELNQKQEEEFGDPEINSRIAQYEMAYRMQTSVPGTMNVDDEPEHIIQMYGANATVPGTYAANCLLARRLVERDVRFVQLYHMGWDQHENLPTQIAGQAKDVDQATAALIMDLKQRGLLEDTLVVWGGEFGRTNYSQGTLTDTNYGRDHHPKCFTMFMAGGGVKPGFTYGETDDFGYNIVKDPMHVHDLQATMMHLMGVDHTKFTHKHQGRRYRLTDVSGHVVHDVLA; from the coding sequence ATGGAAGAACTTTCAAAACATTTTATAAATAATAATAGAAGACATTTCCTAAAAAAATTGGGATTGGGTATCGGTGGCTTAGCTGCAGCTTCCATGTTAGATCCTTTTTCTTCAATTGTTGAGGCTGCCGATTCTCCCTTGGCAGGAATGAACTTACCGCATTTTGCTCCAAAAGCAAAACGGGTAATTTATCTCTTTCAAAGTGGAGGACCTTCTCAACTGGATTTGTTTGACCATAAACCCTTGCTCAATAAAATGAGGGGCGAAGATTTACCAGATTCGGTTCGAAAAGGGCAGCGTTTGACAGGAATGACCTCTGGTCAGGCTAATTTTCCATTGGTAGGCGGTAATTTTAAGTTCAAGCAGTATGGAGAGTCCAGAGCTTGGGTAAGTGAATTGATGCCTTATACTGCTAAAATTGTAGATGAGCTGTGTTTTGTCAAGTCTATGCATACCGAGGCTATAAATCACGACCCGGCAATTACGTTTTTCCAAACAGGTTCGCAACAACCAGGAAGACCAAGCATTGGTTCATGGTTTAGTTATGGGTTGGGAAGTTTAAATCACAATTTACCAACTTTTACCGTATTGCTGTCCCGAGGAACGGGAAGACCGTTTTCGCAACCACTTTATTCTAGACTTTGGGGTAACGGCTTTTTAAGTTCGTTGCATCAAGGCGTTCAGTTTAGATCAGGTAAAGATCCCGTATTGTATTTAAAAGATCCAGAAGGTATGTCTCGTGAGCAACGTAGAAAAATGCTCGATTATATAAGCGAGCTCAATCAAAAACAAGAAGAAGAGTTTGGTGATCCGGAAATAAATAGCAGAATTGCACAATATGAAATGGCATATAGAATGCAAACTTCGGTTCCTGGAACAATGAATGTAGATGACGAGCCAGAACATATTATTCAAATGTACGGAGCGAATGCAACCGTTCCTGGAACCTATGCCGCTAATTGTCTATTAGCAAGACGTTTGGTAGAACGCGATGTGCGTTTTGTACAGTTGTACCACATGGGATGGGATCAGCACGAAAATTTACCAACACAGATAGCAGGTCAAGCAAAGGATGTAGATCAGGCAACAGCTGCTTTAATAATGGATTTAAAACAGCGTGGTTTATTAGAAGATACCTTGGTTGTTTGGGGTGGTGAATTTGGGCGTACAAATTATAGTCAAGGAACGTTAACAGATACCAATTACGGTAGAGATCATCACCCAAAATGTTTTACCATGTTTATGGCAGGTGGAGGCGTAAAACCCGGGTTTACCTATGGAGAAACTGACGACTTTGGATATAACATAGTAAAAGACCCAATGCACGTACATGATTTACAGGCAACAATGATGCACCTAATGGGTGTAGATCATACTAAATTTACACATAAGCACCAAGGTAGAAGATACAGACTTACGGACGTTTCGGGTCATGTAGTGCATGATGTATTGGCTTAA
- a CDS encoding PSD1 and planctomycete cytochrome C domain-containing protein, translated as MSEKKSKNTTKWLLYFIVPFVLVLLFKFFTRDKAEGYTALANSSESSYATAEMKVPETVDYIFDVKPILSDRCYLCHGPDEGTREAGLRLDLKETAYAAIGKDLDKHAIIPGDTINSQMVFRINNPDEEKRMPPLNSNLSLSDYERKVLTKWIQQGAVWKDHWAFVAPVKADIPQVKNSELVANEIDNFILKTLEQKGFELSEKATKEKLIRRVSFDLTGLPPSIEELDNFLNDDSPDAYEKVVDRLLASEAYGERMAANWLDIARYADTHGYQDDLERVMWPWRDWVISAFNRNLPYDDFIKWQLAGDLLPDATLEQVLATGFNRNHKITQEGGVIDEEYRVEYVLDRANTTSKALLGLTMECAQCHDHKYDPISQREYFSFYGFFNQVDEKGLIGYDEIPEPNITITPKEIKEALSFVNMPDSIKEAKPMVMRDNKAERKTHILNRGAYDAPTEEVQLGAPEMVAPFEGKYPRNRLGLAEWLFSEENSLTSRVAVNRLWQQIFGVGIVASSADFGNQGALPSHPELLDWLAITFREEGWDMKKMIRRMVLSNTYQQTSKTDDKLLEMDPNNIYLARNSRDKLTAEMIRDNALAVSGLLVNKIGGPSVKPYQPPGIWEETTSGQGLTKYFMDTGGNQYRRSLYTFWKRTVPPPSMMTFDAAGRDLCEVERQKTSTPLQALVMLNDPVLIEAAQMVALNVLKEGDSMTDEQRVEQIFRKLTSRIPNLEEKEKLLSFLTNAEKEYDEKEATKIKELVNENKSIKAEKLYGLSKTTSLIFNLDEAIVKA; from the coding sequence AAAGTAAAAACACTACTAAATGGTTACTTTATTTTATTGTACCATTTGTATTGGTATTGCTCTTTAAATTTTTTACTAGAGATAAAGCCGAAGGTTATACTGCGTTAGCTAATTCATCTGAAAGTAGTTATGCTACTGCTGAGATGAAAGTTCCCGAAACAGTTGATTATATTTTTGATGTAAAACCAATTTTATCAGATAGATGTTATTTATGCCATGGCCCAGACGAAGGTACACGAGAGGCAGGACTCAGATTAGACTTGAAGGAGACTGCTTATGCCGCCATTGGTAAGGACTTAGATAAACATGCTATCATTCCCGGAGATACAATAAATAGTCAAATGGTATTTCGTATAAACAACCCTGATGAGGAGAAAAGAATGCCACCTTTAAATTCAAATTTATCTTTATCTGATTACGAACGAAAAGTATTAACAAAATGGATTCAACAAGGTGCAGTTTGGAAAGATCATTGGGCTTTTGTAGCTCCAGTTAAAGCTGATATTCCACAAGTTAAAAATTCTGAATTGGTTGCAAATGAAATTGATAATTTTATTTTAAAAACCCTTGAACAAAAAGGGTTCGAACTCTCTGAAAAGGCGACTAAAGAAAAATTAATCAGGCGTGTGTCTTTTGATTTGACAGGTTTACCACCAAGTATTGAAGAGTTGGATAATTTTCTAAATGACGATAGTCCAGACGCTTACGAAAAAGTGGTAGATAGGCTGCTAGCCTCTGAAGCATATGGAGAAAGAATGGCCGCCAATTGGTTAGATATTGCAAGATATGCAGATACACATGGATATCAAGATGATTTAGAGCGTGTTATGTGGCCTTGGCGGGATTGGGTGATTAGTGCTTTTAATAGAAATTTACCTTATGATGATTTTATAAAATGGCAATTGGCTGGTGATTTACTGCCCGATGCCACTTTAGAACAGGTTTTGGCAACAGGTTTTAACAGAAATCATAAAATAACTCAAGAAGGCGGTGTTATTGATGAGGAGTATCGTGTGGAATATGTCTTGGATAGGGCAAATACAACGTCAAAAGCTTTGTTGGGTTTAACCATGGAATGTGCTCAATGTCACGACCATAAATACGATCCCATTTCGCAGCGAGAGTATTTTAGTTTTTATGGTTTTTTTAATCAAGTTGATGAAAAAGGTTTGATTGGTTATGACGAAATTCCTGAACCTAATATCACAATAACACCAAAAGAAATAAAGGAAGCCTTGAGTTTTGTAAATATGCCAGATAGTATTAAAGAGGCAAAACCAATGGTAATGCGTGATAATAAAGCTGAACGTAAAACTCATATTTTAAATCGTGGGGCTTATGACGCTCCAACGGAGGAAGTGCAATTAGGTGCACCTGAAATGGTGGCTCCGTTTGAAGGTAAATACCCTAGAAATAGATTGGGCTTGGCGGAATGGCTCTTTAGTGAAGAAAATAGCTTAACATCTAGGGTGGCAGTAAACCGCTTGTGGCAACAAATTTTTGGTGTAGGTATTGTGGCTAGTAGTGCAGATTTTGGCAATCAAGGTGCTTTACCATCGCACCCTGAATTGTTAGATTGGTTGGCAATAACGTTTAGAGAAGAAGGCTGGGATATGAAAAAAATGATAAGACGTATGGTGCTATCAAACACCTATCAACAAACTTCTAAAACCGACGATAAACTGTTGGAAATGGATCCTAATAATATATATCTAGCAAGAAACTCAAGAGATAAATTAACCGCCGAAATGATTAGAGATAATGCGTTGGCAGTAAGTGGTTTATTAGTAAATAAAATTGGTGGACCAAGTGTTAAGCCCTATCAGCCACCAGGCATTTGGGAAGAGACAACCTCTGGGCAAGGGCTTACTAAATATTTTATGGATACTGGTGGAAATCAATATAGAAGGAGTCTTTATACCTTTTGGAAAAGAACGGTGCCACCTCCTTCAATGATGACTTTTGATGCTGCTGGCCGCGATTTATGTGAGGTAGAACGTCAGAAAACAAGTACACCATTGCAGGCTTTAGTTATGTTAAATGATCCTGTTCTGATTGAGGCTGCACAAATGGTGGCTTTAAATGTTTTAAAAGAAGGTGATTCAATGACTGATGAACAGCGTGTTGAACAAATTTTTAGAAAATTAACATCGAGGATACCAAACCTTGAAGAAAAAGAGAAATTGTTATCTTTTTTAACAAATGCTGAAAAAGAGTATGACGAGAAAGAAGCCACAAAAATAAAAGAGTTAGTAAACGAAAACAAGTCTATTAAGGCAGAAAAATTATACGGATTGTCTAAAACTACAAGTTTAATTTTTAACCTAGATGAAGCTATTGTAAAAGCATAA
- a CDS encoding NHL repeat-containing protein, translating to MTDYNRRKFLKQSSCLSLGIMAYPTFSNAFTSDEYDDLIIGHNSHQYKVNMKWGDLDPLKTPVQDCHEMVQDSKGRIVLLTNHTKNNVIIYDKSGKLLETWGTDYPGAHGLTLVKENGEDFLLITDYERHQIIKTTIDGKVIFELDYPADTGNYKNKEEYKPTETTVLENGDFYVADGYGNQYITHYNHKGELLNSFGGRGKEDGQFLNAHGICYDNRDPNNTSLLISAREMNTLKRFSLDGKFIESIKVLGALICRPVIHKNDIYFAVLKSKDSPNADSGFLLIMNEKNEVVSCPGATAPTYKNNELNELYQTIRLFQYPHDVCIDEDENVYVAQWNSGQTYPIKLTRV from the coding sequence ATGACCGACTATAACCGTAGAAAATTTTTAAAACAATCCTCTTGCTTATCTTTAGGTATTATGGCTTACCCTACATTTTCGAATGCATTTACTTCAGATGAGTATGATGATTTAATTATTGGCCACAATTCTCACCAATACAAGGTCAATATGAAATGGGGCGACTTGGACCCTCTAAAAACTCCTGTTCAAGATTGTCATGAAATGGTACAAGATTCTAAAGGAAGAATTGTGCTACTGACAAATCACACCAAAAACAATGTGATAATTTATGATAAATCAGGGAAGTTGTTAGAAACTTGGGGAACGGATTATCCTGGAGCACATGGGTTAACATTGGTAAAAGAAAATGGAGAAGATTTTTTATTGATTACCGATTATGAACGACATCAAATCATAAAAACAACTATTGATGGAAAGGTGATTTTTGAGCTGGATTATCCTGCCGATACAGGCAATTACAAAAATAAAGAAGAATATAAACCTACGGAGACCACTGTGCTGGAAAATGGTGATTTTTATGTGGCAGATGGTTATGGAAACCAATATATTACGCATTACAACCACAAAGGAGAACTTCTAAATTCTTTTGGAGGTAGGGGTAAAGAAGATGGCCAGTTTTTAAATGCACATGGAATTTGTTATGACAATAGAGACCCTAACAATACAAGTTTATTGATTTCTGCTAGAGAAATGAATACATTGAAACGATTTAGTTTAGATGGTAAGTTTATAGAATCGATTAAAGTTCTGGGAGCACTAATTTGCCGACCCGTAATTCATAAAAATGATATTTATTTTGCAGTTTTAAAATCAAAAGATTCACCGAATGCAGATTCTGGATTTTTATTGATAATGAATGAAAAGAATGAAGTCGTTTCCTGCCCTGGAGCAACAGCTCCAACGTATAAAAATAATGAATTAAACGAATTGTATCAGACTATCCGATTGTTTCAATACCCACATGACGTTTGTATAGATGAAGATGAAAATGTATATGTTGCACAATGGAATTCGGGTCAGACCTATCCTATAAAATTGACAAGAGTATGA
- a CDS encoding chitobiase/beta-hexosaminidase C-terminal domain-containing protein produces the protein MMQRVLVLLLLLLCVVVVGCKKEEVKVDYLQKEDVQLVQPRIIASTTVIDSFVTIKADRLTEGTLLFYTDDSTEPTEQSTKFTGEIKIKEPKELKFKAFHNKFKASETASFRLYKKGHTASDIKWFTNPNQRYEGSGATTLIDDKKGSMNFNSPLWVGFDTIAKANVKFDKKITIKSIDIGYLNDPGSWIFPPSEIEIILNNNKKNKLVFQLEPITGMVDKAMMSFNIPINNEVSTLDITVKNVEQIPDWHDGTGSKAWLFMDEWIFN, from the coding sequence ATGATGCAGAGAGTTCTAGTATTGCTACTACTATTATTATGTGTAGTCGTAGTTGGTTGTAAAAAAGAAGAAGTTAAGGTTGATTATTTACAAAAAGAAGATGTGCAATTGGTGCAACCTAGAATTATAGCTTCAACTACGGTAATTGATTCGTTTGTAACAATTAAAGCAGATAGACTTACAGAAGGTACATTGCTCTTTTACACAGACGACAGTACTGAACCCACAGAACAATCAACTAAATTTACTGGAGAAATAAAAATTAAAGAACCAAAGGAACTTAAATTTAAAGCTTTTCATAATAAGTTTAAAGCTAGTGAAACGGCGTCATTTAGGTTATATAAAAAAGGACATACTGCTAGCGATATTAAATGGTTTACTAATCCTAACCAAAGATACGAAGGTTCTGGTGCAACTACCCTAATTGATGATAAAAAAGGCTCAATGAACTTTAATAGCCCGCTGTGGGTGGGTTTTGATACTATTGCAAAAGCAAATGTAAAATTTGATAAAAAGATAACTATCAAAAGTATTGATATTGGTTACTTAAACGATCCAGGTTCTTGGATTTTTCCTCCATCAGAAATTGAGATAATCCTTAATAATAATAAAAAAAATAAACTTGTTTTTCAGCTAGAACCTATAACAGGTATGGTGGATAAGGCAATGATGAGTTTTAATATTCCTATAAATAACGAAGTGAGTACATTAGACATTACGGTAAAAAATGTGGAGCAAATTCCTGATTGGCACGATGGTACGGGGAGCAAAGCTTGGTTGTTTATGGACGAATGGATTTTTAATTGA